A single Ignavibacteriales bacterium DNA region contains:
- a CDS encoding DUF1648 domain-containing protein, producing MLKNIFSKSNQPKLDLPINEKEKFTAIAGWLMLTGMLVYTGVSFGSLPESIPTHFGPSGTPDDFGGKWSIWIMPLIAFLLTAMLTLLTRYPHTFNYLITITPENAEYQYRLARMLLYWLTIFINLLFSLIQHSTIQVAFGQSEGLDMYTMIFAMLGNLVILIVYLIKSGQGK from the coding sequence ATGCTAAAAAATATCTTTTCCAAAAGTAATCAGCCGAAGCTTGATCTTCCGATAAACGAGAAAGAGAAGTTTACGGCAATAGCCGGATGGCTGATGCTGACCGGCATGCTGGTTTATACCGGGGTGAGTTTCGGATCACTGCCGGAGAGCATCCCCACCCACTTTGGGCCTTCGGGCACACCGGATGATTTTGGCGGCAAGTGGTCCATCTGGATAATGCCCCTGATAGCATTTCTGCTTACGGCAATGCTGACTCTGCTCACGCGGTATCCCCACACCTTTAACTATCTGATAACCATCACGCCTGAAAACGCGGAGTACCAGTACCGCCTGGCAAGGATGCTGTTATACTGGCTCACCATTTTTATAAACCTCCTGTTTTCCCTCATTCAGCACAGCACCATACAGGTAGCCTTCGGGCAGAGCGAGGGACTGGATATGTACACCATGATCTTCGCTATGCTCGGAAACCTGGTGATACTGATTGTTTATCTGATCAAATCAGGACAGGGGAAATAA